In the genome of Streptomyces sp. V2I9, one region contains:
- a CDS encoding LacI family DNA-binding transcriptional regulator has translation MTSAQQPVPARPTSRDVARAAGVSQATVSLVLGGKWPGRVSEATSRRVRDAAAELGYRPNLAARSLRLGRTRTALLVVPALTNEFFARVYAGAAGLAAEHDFGVVLYPSPDGTGPARDPFASARAALDGVIASSMAADALEALHGADLPLVMLDSDPSGSGPAAHVNLDIADGMRQVTDHLVGLGHRRFLHLASAVDTWTFAVRAAALHDALGAVGSATVRTVRAPLDVRAGREAVEQALAAAGDRPTAIVCDDDILAAGACKAARRLGLRVPDELSVTGFDDLALATALEPELTTVRLPAELVGERGMEALLAVLDGRPVEPGGLPVRLVVRGSTAPPRAAGA, from the coding sequence GTGACCAGCGCGCAGCAGCCCGTTCCCGCCCGGCCCACCAGCCGCGACGTGGCCCGTGCGGCGGGCGTCTCGCAGGCGACGGTCTCCCTGGTCCTCGGCGGGAAATGGCCGGGCCGGGTGTCGGAGGCCACGTCCCGGCGGGTCCGGGACGCGGCGGCCGAGCTCGGCTACCGGCCCAATCTGGCGGCCCGCAGCCTCCGGCTCGGCCGGACCAGGACCGCCCTGCTGGTGGTGCCCGCCCTCACCAACGAGTTCTTCGCCCGTGTGTACGCCGGGGCCGCGGGGCTCGCCGCCGAGCACGACTTCGGCGTGGTGCTCTACCCCTCGCCGGACGGCACGGGCCCGGCGAGGGACCCGTTCGCCTCGGCCCGCGCGGCGCTCGACGGGGTCATCGCGTCCTCGATGGCCGCCGACGCGCTGGAGGCGCTGCACGGGGCGGACCTTCCGCTGGTGATGCTGGACAGCGATCCGTCGGGCAGCGGTCCGGCCGCCCACGTGAACCTCGACATCGCCGACGGCATGCGGCAGGTGACGGACCATCTGGTGGGCCTCGGCCACCGCCGCTTCCTGCACCTGGCGTCCGCCGTGGACACCTGGACGTTCGCGGTGCGCGCCGCCGCGCTGCACGACGCGCTGGGCGCGGTGGGGTCCGCGACGGTACGGACCGTACGGGCCCCGCTGGACGTACGGGCGGGCCGGGAGGCCGTGGAACAGGCGCTGGCGGCCGCCGGGGACCGGCCCACCGCGATCGTCTGCGACGACGACATCCTGGCGGCGGGCGCCTGCAAGGCGGCCCGCAGGCTCGGGCTGCGGGTGCCGGACGAGCTGTCGGTCACCGGCTTCGACGATCTGGCGCTGGCGACCGCCCTGGAGCCGGAGCTGACCACGGTGCGGCTCCCGGCGGAGCTGGTCGGCGAGCGGGGCATGGAGGCGCTGCTCGCCGTGCTGGACGGCCGGCCCGTCGAGCCGGGCGGTCTGCCGGTCCGGCTCGTCGTCCGCGGCTCCACCGCTCCGCCGCGCGCCGCCGGGGCATGA
- the prcA gene encoding proteasome subunit alpha — MSTPFYVSPQQAMADRAEYARKGIARGRSLVVLQYADGIVFVGENPSRALHKFSEIYDRIGFAAAGKYNEYENLRIGGVRYADLRGYTYDRDDVTARGLANVYAQTLGTIFSSAAEKPYEVELVVAEVGTDPEGDQIYRLPHDGSIVDEHGSVAVGGNAEQISGFLDQRHRDGMTLAEALKLAVQALSREPGGGEREIPAERLEVAVLDRTRPQKRKFKRIVGRQLARLLETDSAGSTPTDAPSDTEESDAPDTGSASGSTEE; from the coding sequence GTGTCGACGCCGTTCTATGTCTCACCCCAGCAGGCCATGGCCGACCGGGCGGAATACGCCCGCAAGGGCATCGCCCGTGGTCGCAGCCTCGTTGTGCTGCAGTACGCCGACGGCATTGTGTTCGTCGGCGAGAACCCGTCCCGCGCACTCCACAAGTTCAGCGAGATCTACGACCGGATCGGCTTCGCGGCCGCAGGCAAGTACAACGAGTACGAGAACCTCCGCATCGGCGGAGTCCGCTACGCGGATCTGCGCGGGTACACCTACGACCGCGACGACGTGACGGCCCGTGGGCTGGCCAACGTCTACGCGCAGACGCTCGGCACCATCTTCTCCAGCGCGGCCGAGAAGCCGTACGAGGTGGAGCTGGTGGTCGCCGAGGTCGGCACCGATCCCGAGGGCGACCAGATCTACCGGCTGCCGCACGACGGTTCGATCGTGGACGAGCACGGCTCGGTCGCGGTCGGCGGCAACGCCGAGCAGATCAGCGGTTTCCTCGACCAGCGCCACCGCGACGGCATGACACTGGCCGAGGCGCTCAAGCTCGCCGTACAGGCCCTCTCGCGGGAGCCCGGCGGCGGCGAGCGGGAGATCCCCGCCGAGCGCCTGGAGGTCGCGGTCCTGGACCGCACCCGCCCCCAGAAGCGCAAGTTCAAGCGGATCGTCGGCCGTCAGCTGGCCCGGCTGCTGGAGACGGACTCCGCGGGCAGCACGCCCACGGACGCCCCGTCCGACACCGAGGAGAGCGACGCTCCCGACACCGGCAGCGCGTCCGGTTCCACCGAGGAGTAG
- the prcB gene encoding proteasome subunit beta has product MEANTRSTGRLPAAFLTPGSSSFMDFLSDQSPEMLPGNRSLPPLQGAIEAPHGTTIVAASFPGGVVLAGDRRATMGNMIAQRDIEKVFPADEYSAVGIAGTAGLAVEMVKLFQLELEHFEKVEGAQLSLEGKANRLSTMIRSNLAMAMQGLAVVPLFAGYDVDRDKGRIFSYDVTGGRSEETGYAATGSGSIFARGSMKKLYRADLTEEQALTLVVQALYDAADDDSATGGPDVARRIYPIVTVITDEGFRRLTDQESSEIARSVLERRLEQPDGPRAALL; this is encoded by the coding sequence GTGGAAGCCAACACTCGTAGCACCGGGCGTCTACCAGCTGCCTTCCTGACGCCGGGGTCGTCCTCGTTCATGGACTTCCTCTCCGACCAGTCGCCCGAGATGCTTCCGGGCAATCGGAGCCTGCCGCCGCTCCAGGGGGCCATCGAGGCGCCGCACGGGACGACCATCGTGGCCGCGTCCTTCCCCGGCGGCGTGGTCCTGGCCGGCGACCGGCGCGCCACCATGGGCAACATGATCGCGCAGCGCGACATCGAGAAGGTCTTCCCGGCCGACGAGTACTCGGCGGTGGGCATCGCCGGCACCGCCGGACTGGCCGTGGAGATGGTCAAGCTGTTCCAGCTGGAGCTGGAGCACTTCGAGAAGGTCGAGGGCGCCCAGCTCTCCCTGGAGGGCAAGGCCAACCGCCTCTCCACCATGATCCGCTCCAACCTCGCGATGGCCATGCAGGGCCTCGCCGTGGTGCCCCTGTTCGCGGGCTACGACGTCGACCGCGACAAGGGCCGGATCTTCTCCTACGACGTCACCGGCGGCCGCTCCGAGGAGACCGGCTACGCCGCCACCGGCTCCGGGTCGATCTTCGCCCGCGGCTCCATGAAGAAGCTCTACCGCGCGGACCTGACGGAGGAGCAGGCCCTCACGCTGGTCGTGCAGGCGCTGTACGACGCGGCGGACGACGACTCGGCGACCGGCGGTCCGGACGTGGCCCGCCGCATCTACCCGATCGTCACCGTCATCACCGACGAAGGCTTCCGGAGGCTGACCGACCAGGAGTCCTCCGAGATCGCGCGCTCCGTCCTGGAACGCCGGCTGGAGCAGCCCGACGGCCCGCGCGCAGCGCTGCTCTGA
- a CDS encoding ubiquitin-like protein Pup translates to MATKDTGGGQQKATRSTEETEEQAQDAQASEDLAERQEKLSDDVDSVLDEIDDVLEENAEDFVRSFVQKGGQ, encoded by the coding sequence ATGGCGACCAAGGACACCGGCGGCGGACAGCAGAAGGCGACGCGTTCCACCGAGGAGACCGAGGAGCAGGCGCAGGATGCGCAGGCGTCCGAGGACCTCGCGGAACGCCAGGAGAAGCTGAGCGACGACGTCGACTCGGTCCTGGACGAGATCGACGACGTCCTGGAGGAGAACGCCGAGGACTTCGTGAGGTCCTTCGTCCAGAAGGGCGGGCAGTAG
- the dop gene encoding depupylase/deamidase Dop, producing MTVRRVMGIETEYGISVPGHPNANAMLTSSQIVNAYAAAMHRARRARWDFEEENPLRDARGFDLARETADSSQLTDEDIGLANVILTNGARLYVDHAHPEYSSPEITNPRDAVLWDKAGERIMAEAAERAAAIPGAQPIHLYKNNTDNKGASYGTHENYLMQRETPFSDIVRHLTPFFVSRQVVTGAGRVGIGQDGHEHGFQISQRADYFEVEVGLETTLKRPIINTRDEPHSDAEKYRRLHVIIGDANLSEISTYLKLGTTSLVLSMIEDAFITVDLAVDQPVRTLHEVSHDPDLRQLITLRSGRTLTAVQLQMEYFELARKYVDERYGADADEQTKDVLTRWEDTLNRLETDPMSLSGELDWIAKRELMEGYRRRDALDWDAPRLHLVDLQYADVRPDKGLYNRLVARGKIKRLLDEDDVTRARTQPPEDTRAYFRGRCLEQYADDVAAASWDSVIFDLPDRDSLQRVPTLEPLRGTREHVQGLLDRCRTAEELVRALTGG from the coding sequence ATGACCGTACGGCGAGTAATGGGCATCGAGACGGAGTACGGGATCTCCGTCCCCGGCCACCCCAACGCCAATGCCATGCTCACCTCGTCCCAGATCGTCAACGCCTACGCGGCGGCGATGCACCGGGCGCGGCGCGCCCGCTGGGACTTCGAGGAGGAGAACCCGCTGCGTGACGCGCGAGGCTTCGACCTCGCCCGCGAGACCGCCGACTCCAGCCAGCTCACCGACGAGGACATCGGCCTGGCCAATGTCATCCTCACCAACGGCGCCCGGCTCTACGTCGACCACGCGCACCCCGAGTACAGCTCGCCCGAGATCACCAATCCGCGCGACGCGGTGCTCTGGGACAAGGCCGGCGAGCGGATCATGGCGGAGGCCGCCGAGCGGGCGGCCGCCATTCCCGGAGCCCAGCCGATCCACCTCTACAAGAACAACACCGACAACAAGGGCGCCTCCTACGGCACGCACGAGAACTACCTCATGCAGCGGGAGACGCCGTTCTCGGACATCGTGCGCCATCTGACGCCGTTCTTCGTCTCCCGCCAGGTCGTCACGGGCGCGGGCCGGGTCGGCATCGGGCAGGACGGACACGAGCACGGCTTCCAGATCAGCCAGCGCGCCGACTACTTCGAGGTCGAGGTCGGCCTGGAGACCACGCTCAAGCGCCCCATCATCAACACGCGGGACGAACCCCACTCCGACGCGGAGAAGTACCGCCGGCTCCACGTGATCATCGGGGACGCCAACCTCTCGGAGATCTCCACCTACCTCAAGCTCGGCACCACGTCCCTGGTGCTGTCCATGATCGAGGACGCGTTCATCACCGTCGACCTCGCGGTCGACCAGCCCGTCCGCACCCTGCACGAGGTCTCGCACGACCCGGACCTGCGTCAGCTGATCACGCTCCGCAGCGGCCGGACGCTCACCGCCGTCCAGTTGCAGATGGAGTACTTCGAGCTGGCCCGCAAGTACGTCGACGAGCGGTACGGCGCGGACGCCGACGAGCAGACCAAGGACGTCCTGACCCGCTGGGAGGACACGCTCAACCGGCTGGAGACCGACCCGATGAGCCTGTCGGGCGAGCTGGACTGGATCGCCAAGCGGGAGCTGATGGAGGGCTACCGCCGCCGCGACGCCCTGGACTGGGACGCTCCGCGGCTCCATCTGGTGGACCTCCAGTACGCGGACGTGCGCCCCGACAAGGGCCTGTACAACCGCCTGGTGGCGCGCGGGAAGATCAAGCGCCTCCTGGACGAGGACGACGTCACCAGGGCCCGTACGCAGCCGCCGGAGGACACCAGGGCCTACTTCCGGGGCCGCTGCCTGGAGCAGTACGCCGACGACGTGGCGGCAGCCTCCTGGGACTCGGTCATCTTCGACCTGCCGGACCGTGACTCCCTGCAACGGGTACCCACCCTGGAGCCGCTGCGCGGGACCAGGGAACACGTCCAGGGCCTGCTGGACCGCTGCCGTACGGCGGAGGAGCTGGTCCGGGCGCTGACGGGCGGCTGA
- the arc gene encoding proteasome ATPase — MAAHDDDINRGIRPTRGSEDPAGQVAYLEQEIAVLRRKLADSPRHTRILEERVVELQTNLAGVSAQNERLANTLREARDQIVALKEEVDRLAQPPAGFGVFLQANEDGTCDIFTGGRKLRVNVSPSVELEDLRRGQEVMLNEALNVVEAMEFERAGDIVTLKEILEDGERALVVGHTDEERVVRLAEPLLNLTIRSGDALLLDSRSGYVYEVVPKSEVEELVLEEVPDIDYDKIGGLGDQIELIRDAVELPYLHPDLFKEHELRPPKGILLYGPPGCGKTLIAKAVANSLAKKVAEVTGQPAGKSYFLNIKGPELLNKYVGETERHIRLVFQRAREKASEGTPVIVFFDEMESLFRTRGSGVSSDVENTIVPQLLAEIDGVEGLENVIVIGASNREDMIDPAILRPGRLDVKIKIERPDAEAAKDIFAKYLTPSLPLHADDLSEHTGSREAAAHAMIQSVVERMYTESEENRFLEVTYANGDKEVLYFKDFNSGAMIQNIVDRAKKMAIKAFLEQGQKGLRVAHLLQACVDEFKENEDLPNTTNPDDWARISGKKGERIVFIRTLVTGKQGADTGRSIDTVANTGQYL, encoded by the coding sequence GTGGCAGCCCACGACGACGACATCAACCGCGGCATCCGGCCCACGCGAGGGTCGGAGGACCCAGCCGGCCAGGTTGCCTATCTCGAGCAGGAAATCGCCGTCCTGCGACGTAAGCTCGCCGACTCGCCGCGCCACACGAGGATTCTCGAAGAGCGCGTCGTCGAGTTGCAGACGAATCTGGCAGGCGTGTCCGCACAGAACGAGCGGCTCGCCAACACGCTCCGCGAGGCGCGTGACCAGATCGTGGCCCTCAAGGAGGAGGTCGACCGGCTCGCGCAGCCGCCGGCCGGCTTCGGCGTCTTCCTGCAGGCCAACGAGGACGGCACCTGCGACATCTTCACCGGGGGCCGCAAGCTCCGGGTGAACGTCAGCCCCAGTGTCGAGCTCGAGGACCTGCGGCGTGGCCAGGAGGTCATGCTCAACGAAGCGCTCAACGTGGTCGAGGCCATGGAGTTCGAGCGCGCCGGGGACATCGTCACCCTCAAGGAGATCCTCGAGGACGGCGAGCGCGCCCTGGTGGTCGGGCACACCGACGAGGAGAGGGTGGTACGGCTCGCCGAACCGCTGCTGAACCTCACCATCCGCTCCGGCGACGCCCTGCTCCTGGACTCCAGGTCGGGTTACGTCTACGAAGTGGTGCCCAAGAGCGAGGTCGAGGAGCTCGTCCTCGAAGAGGTGCCGGACATCGACTACGACAAGATCGGCGGTCTGGGCGACCAGATCGAGCTGATCCGGGACGCGGTCGAGCTTCCGTACCTGCACCCCGACCTCTTCAAGGAGCACGAGCTCCGCCCGCCGAAGGGCATCCTGCTCTACGGTCCGCCCGGCTGCGGCAAGACGCTCATCGCCAAGGCCGTCGCCAACTCGCTCGCCAAGAAGGTCGCCGAGGTGACCGGGCAGCCCGCGGGGAAGAGCTACTTCCTCAATATCAAGGGCCCCGAGCTGCTCAACAAGTACGTCGGCGAGACCGAGCGGCACATCCGCCTGGTCTTCCAGCGAGCGAGGGAGAAGGCGAGCGAGGGCACCCCCGTCATCGTCTTCTTCGACGAGATGGAGTCCCTCTTCCGCACCCGCGGCAGCGGCGTCAGCTCGGACGTGGAGAACACCATCGTCCCGCAGCTGCTCGCCGAGATCGACGGTGTGGAGGGCCTGGAGAACGTCATCGTCATCGGCGCCTCCAACCGTGAGGACATGATCGACCCCGCCATCCTGCGACCCGGTCGCCTCGATGTGAAGATCAAGATCGAGCGTCCGGACGCCGAGGCCGCGAAGGACATCTTCGCGAAATACCTGACCCCGTCGCTTCCGCTGCACGCGGACGACCTCTCCGAGCACACCGGCTCGCGCGAGGCCGCCGCCCACGCCATGATCCAGTCGGTCGTGGAGCGGATGTACACGGAGTCCGAGGAGAACCGCTTCCTCGAGGTCACGTACGCCAACGGCGACAAGGAAGTCCTGTACTTCAAGGACTTCAACTCCGGCGCGATGATTCAGAACATCGTCGACCGGGCCAAGAAAATGGCCATCAAGGCATTCCTGGAACAGGGCCAGAAGGGGCTGCGGGTCGCCCATCTCCTGCAGGCCTGCGTGGACGAGTTCAAGGAGAACGAGGACCTGCCGAACACCACCAACCCGGACGACTGGGCCAGGATTTCCGGAAAGAAGGGTGAGCGGATCGTCTTCATTCGCACACTCGTCACCGGAAAGCAGGGCGCGGACACCGGACGCTCCATCGACACGGTGGCCAATACCGGCCAGTACCTGTAA
- a CDS encoding ferredoxin: MTVQQDSPGDSDTQDLEVWIDQDLCTGDGICVQYAPDVFELDIDGLAYVKSADDELLQDAGATTPVPLPLLQDVVDSAKECPGDCIHVRRVKDSVEVYGPDAD; encoded by the coding sequence ATGACCGTGCAGCAGGACTCGCCGGGCGACAGTGACACGCAGGACCTGGAGGTCTGGATCGACCAGGACCTCTGTACGGGCGACGGCATCTGCGTGCAGTACGCCCCCGATGTCTTCGAGCTGGACATCGACGGCCTGGCGTATGTGAAGAGCGCGGACGACGAGCTGCTCCAGGACGCGGGGGCGACCACTCCGGTGCCGCTGCCGCTGCTCCAGGACGTGGTCGATTCGGCCAAGGAGTGTCCCGGGGACTGCATCCACGTACGGCGCGTCAAGGACAGCGTCGAGGTGTACGGGCCGGACGCCGACTGA